The region gaggtcgattgtgcgaaatcgcaccatcgcgtaatatcagaaggcctgtctGTAGTGGAAATTAATGTACAGCTGGTTTGAAGGGCACAATGGAAGGCCATGAAATTCATAATTTGCATTGAATCAAGAAAAATAGATTTCCTCTGAAATTTGGGGCAAAAATGACATATGACATATGTGAAACCCCATTTTTTGTTGGAATTATGTCATGTGTCTAGGAGTCAAGCAATTTTAATTACCAGTAACTTGACATGTCCCCTCTAGCAGGTGAGATGTTTTAGTGCCTGTGCTTATTGAACAAAGCAAGTGGTCTTTGCCCTATGCAGACGTCAGTCCAGTCAGTGAATTATACAAACGATGATCAATGATGGCGatgataattaataataatatataattcTGCCCTAGTAGAGGCGTGATCAACTTTGTCTTAGTTGACTGATTTATCCAGTGCAGACTTCCTTCCAAATAGGcaagagaaaaactctggcatgacttgccTCTATCTAACCATGAAAGTGTTACTTGTTTAACTGGCGAGGAGCATGCCATTGTGTTGGTTAGAGTAAGTGGTCTGCAAGATTGGGGCTGTAACATTATTGTCGTTTAAGATTCTCTTTTTTTCGTTCTGATTCTGCAGGGGTGAACAAAGCCAAGGCAGctatattaaccctttcacccccgtggggttccccattgacgagtaaaattgtctggcgttaggcagagtaaaatctatgagtggcactcttgggagtgaaagggttaatggggacatagtttttgagtgaatctagctgttgttaacttCGAAACTGTAAACTAAGAGGTCATTTTACAATCTGCTGGGCACCACTGTTGGGCTCAAAAACCCCTCCACTGGCATGAGTTGGCTGACCGTCAATATTGCTGATGTTATgcatttttttctaatttttctcCTAGATGTTACGATACAAACTCCCCTGTTTCAGTCTTTTTCTTACATGCGGTTTGAAAGTACAAACAGTAGGAGGACAACCCAGGTCACCATCAGTTTTAAACCATCAACATTGCATGGAATTTTGTTCTATTTTGGTTATCATGACAACAGTGACACAGGAGACTTCATTTCTATTTATCTGTACAACGGGTAAGATGTTagcttttaaaataattaaaggttgGACATTATCACCTTTTAAGAGGCCTAAATGTCTAAGCATTTTTGTACAAACGTCTATCATAAGCTGCTAAAAATGCTGGACACTGAATGTACATGTCCATTAGTCACAATTTAATCCTTTCACCAGGGCCTGGttattcaaaagccgattaacgcaaATCCcagatttaaaataattaaccaaggagttatttctctactcccaaatgctgttcaacgctgatattttcTAAAACTTTACATCAGAGGAagtaaatcttgaaaaacaagcaaaataaacttttaccaaaaagttgaaaacacgaaaccaaagtttacactaatcctggattaagttttAACTTACCGGTAATCCAGGATTAGATCCAATTaaaattggctttcgaacaactgggcccagacGATTAAACGTTTACTCGCTGCTTCAgtgatgaatgggttaacatcATCTAGATCCACtcatgtcccctttaacccttttAATCCTGAAATCGAGGCTTCGTGTAGAAAAAATTAATACCAGTAGACACAGATGACATAAAACAAGCAAAAGCCAGGAAACAGTACCCAGCCAAAACACAATTACTAAATGAGTAATAGTTACTCTAAATGTGTGCGGTACCCGAGTAGTAcccttttactctgtcttatgccagacgattttactcatcactGGGCGccacttcagggatgaatgggttaagcagTTACCGTTTTACAAACTACACCCATTAATTTAAGGCAATACCGTTTTGTTGCCTAATCAAGCTTATGTAATACTTACCAAATGGCACGGCAATACTTCCACCCATTGGTAACCCCACTCTACCTCTTCACTCCCAGCAGTACCACTTATAGACATTACTCTGCCCagtgccagacaattttactcatcaatgtgGGCTTAAGGTTTATCATCTCCAGGGCAacaactatgtcccctttaccATTCTGGTTCATTTTTTTCGAGATTTGTCAAATTGATGTATGACCTGGGCAATGGCATAGCTGTTACTAAGATCAACCCCTTTAACTGTGtgattctttaattttttttttttttttttttttttttttgtagatttGTCAAACTGAGGTATGATGTGGGCAATGGCGTAGCTGTTGCGAAGAGCAACTTGACTGTGGCTCTTGACACATGGTACACTGTTAGTGTCAGTAGAGTAGAGAAAAATGCAACCTTGACTGTCACTGGTGACACACCTGTTAGCATCGTTTCTCGAGGACCTGCTATTGCCTTGGATGTTAAGTCCAGCTTCTACTTGGGAGGAGTGCCTTCATTGAAAGACATAAACCCAAATGCTACGGACTCCATGGTTCAAAACTTTTCGGGTTGTATTCGACAACTGAGGGTAACTATCTTGTGTCAGAAAGTTACTTGATGCATAACAGTTCTCATTTACACTTAAATAGACTTTAAGGTGAGTTACAGGCCATGTTTTttcagagttcaatttttcacaCAAGTGAAAAGCACTCAGGACGTAAATTGAACTGGAAAAAACAAGGACCCataacttacatgtacactACAGTCTGTGAAATGAGACAAACAAGATATTTATTAGATtgtgatttaatttcataatCATTCATTGACCTTGTGTGGGGCATAGTAAGAACTTGCAACAGCCGggtgctcgaagcctggtttgcactaaccattggttaaggtgtcaaaacctataggtttccatggtattgaACGCTGGTTAGCCCTAACTATGCTTcaagcaacccgggccaggtgGCTATGATCACTCAGATGATAGTCTAAGAGCAGTGCAACGCAATCTCACAGTCAAAGGTTCAAGTCTCATTCAAGCCTGGACTTTCTTCAGGGTCCTTTGAAGGCTTCATTGTAGCTCAAACTTGCACGGGACCACTTTTAGGCAATTTTTTTGAGGTGAAAGGTTGAATCATGTAAGAAAGAGTGTAGTGCAACACATGCTGCTAATGGCCTATCCTGAACTATCTTTcatatgtacagtgtacatgtaagtggCAAGTGTGGACTAAAACAagtgttaatattattattgttgcttGAATCCTGCAGGTTAATGGTATCCTTTATATGCAAGAACACACAAGTGCTCTGGAAGGAAGAAACATTGCCAACTGCCCTGGACCACAATGGGCATAGTGACCACCTGTTAATCATGATGGAGATGTTCTTGCGAGTCTTGGTGGTTGTCACTAGTGGTGTATTTCCAGTATGGTAATTGCGAGCGATGTATTTGAGGCATTGGCGGTGGAGTTGTTTTAAGGATATTCTCAGCCTGCCTGACCAGTGGAGTGTTGCAAAAGAAAAATGTCCCTCTTTGACATCCTCATCACTTCTTTCTGAAATATCTGACCCATTTTCCTTCCCTGACAGAACCTGTCAGTTGGACTACCATACACATAATTATAATTTTGTCAAAAGGTACACACTCAGAAAGATCTCAAATTTATGGTTTTAATTTGGTGTTCAGTTTGTCAACTTAAACAGTGACAACAGTTCATTTGCATCACATTTTACAAATTGTCCTGGTTTTAATGAAAAGATGAAAGATGAATAAGTATTCCTATTAAAAAACACAACATGTTTCTGCTTCCATTGTGTTTTCACATAAgcccttttaaagctttgtaaacatttttttttgtcaaagaaaTTCTTAAACCTCTTGAGAAAATAATGTCAGCCAAAATGCTTCTTTCCTTGTTATTAAGTCTTCAACTGTGTGAAGACCATTACAACAAACCTTGCATTTTTAACCGCCTTTCAGTAGAACATCACCTCCCCTTCTCACCTTAAGGTGCAGTCTTGGGGGTCAGGTTTTACTTACAAGGAGGATACCTTCCAGAGATAGAAAATGAAGgcagatgataatgatgatgtaTATTTAATCTTAGGTTGTACCAGTAAGTCAATTAGCTGTACAactgttattttattattagaGGTAGTAATCAGCTGTTTACAAACTTGTATATAGCCAGATACCAATAGTCTTATAGATTATAATGAAAATTGTACACAACCTAGATTTTAAATTGCTACACGTAAATTGATTTaagcaatacatgtacataatgatattattattattatataaataacttATTTGAAACTCAATAGTTGAAGTTCTTGTCAGCATTTGTTCCTATGCTATGTTAAtgttaataaaagaaaagacaGGACACAAAAAGGTGTTCTTGCCAAGAAAAACCAAGAGAATGTGTAGATTTTCTACAAGATCTTCTAAGTGGTTTTCTCAATGACCTGCCTTTAAAATGAAAGGACACATTCCGGTGATCTTGTACTTGTCTAGCACTGACCTCACCAATGTTTATTTAGGCAGCTTCAAATGTCAGATCGGATGAAGTCGGATTGCTCACGTTGGATTGATATACAAAAATCATAAGGCCTCAAGAAATCACCCTAGTCCTTAAAATCTCTAAGCTAACCTTGATTAAAATAATCACATCAAATATCAAATAGTTTTGGTTtacaaaactgtttttcgctcGACCCAATGTGAGATTTCAGAGTTGATCCAGTCCGACTTTGTACTTGCCACTTTTTATTCAGATGATAAATTGAGTGTGCTAGAAATCAGCATCTACATAAATACTCTCACGTATCTCCAAAGAAAGAACTTTATTATTGTTCTTTCTTCAGAGATACGTGTAATCTATTCTCACACTGTTTAGAGTTCTTGAATATTCCTGAGCTTGTTATGTCCCAGTTTCCAACCTCAAATTCAATGTCTCTGGACCTTCCAGCGAAGAAAATTGAGTTATACTGTAAGGATCAAGTTGAACCTGGTGAACTGAACTCTGATTGTATGGTGAAAATCCTGTTGTCTGTACTTATATGAGAAAAGCAAAAAGGTTAAAATGAAATAGGAGTACTGGTGGCCCCCCTTCAACTACAGGCCACGTAACTCGGCTAGATTTACCAGTGCCCATCGGCTGATGGTAAGGCCAAGGACCGATTGATAGGATATTGAAAGAAGATCCAAGCTGATTAATTCTGTTTTTCAGCGAAGACCAAAGAACTGCTTTGTTAGGTGGTCTTTTTAAGTCTGTTTTCATGGTGGTCCCTTCATGTATGACTTGTGATCCACGCTTATCTTGCCATTACTACTGGGTGCTTGacttaaaaaacaacaaccacCAATCTTCTGTAGATGACTTTTGATGCAAAGTACGATTCAGATACCAATTAACCAAACCAAGCACGTCTCTAGTTGAGGACCTCTCGATCAgcttcatcatcattatttttgGTGAACTGCACATGACAGTGTTCAAACATTCTGATAGTTTTATCACATTCCTTAATTCTCTTTTTTATCGCCATGTTTTGCTTGCCTCTGTTGCTTAAGCTGTCCTCTCTTTACAACTATCAACATTTTTCCTGCTGTCCACAGCCACATAACCTGTAGATAAGCAATGTAAATATCTTTAAGTCAACAgtctatttaacaataatttattgtgtgctggatatgaagtgatagataaccaacgaggcgcgtagtgcCGAGTAGGTTACAACTATTTTATACAtgtatccagcaagcccgagtagaataattgttttcttaaaagCTCCAGAATCCACAACTCTTCCAatgaagcatcgatttctgcctcagACAATTCCAGTCTGAAACGGCttttgtcagccattttttctcagagctagAGAAATGTTTTCAACTCACTTTATTTCAGACACATTCCTTGACCCTAATAATCATTAGGTACAGCGGGTGtttgaactgatagcctgtgtctggcgagccaatgaaaatgctgaaaaTCTGATATCAGTAGTTCAGTTTTAATAATTAAAGTTATCCCGCTTGGCAGAGGATTCCTTGGTTTTCCTCTCTAATGGTAAGGAAAGGAAACTTCTGCATGGATCTACTCGATGTTGTCCAGAGCTTTGGACAGATAACTAGTTTGAATTTTAATACCTTCCCAATGGTGGAAGAGTGTACATGTAAGTGACATTTCATTGACGTCACAACGGGTATGCTAGCCTGCTTGCAAGCGGTAGATGTTGTATCGCCACGAAACACTATCAGATGCCATACtggaagagcgtgggataggtctgggccccgtgacaaaacgacggggtGGGGAGTGGGAAGAGCGCTTTGTCGACCCTCAACCAGGCCCAGACCTagccgcgcgaatccaagatggcgacctcattaTGAATTCCAGTTTTTTCGACCATCCAACTGCCTGCGTGCAGGCTACACATATGCGTGACAGAACATCAAGGAGATCCATGCAGAGGTTTCCTTTCCATCTTGCTAGAGAGGTAAAGCAGGGTACTTTAACCCACTGACTACTGGGAGTGAGaattagattttactctaacaccagacgattttattcatcaactgggggcatcatggggtgcctgtggagtgaatgggttaaaaaacCCTATACTTTGTTGCTTTGGGACAAAGAAATAATGGTTACAGTCCAggaaagaaactacatgtacctcAGACAAAGCTTTTGTTGAGATTTGATAAAAATGATTAACACTCAGGGTTTTATATTGAAAAGGaagtgtcaaagggttaagggaATTGTGGAAGTAATCTTTTGATCTGGGCTTCTTGTACCTCAAAGGATACGTAGATGTGAAATATCTAACAAGACCAAACTGCCAGTAATCTATTGATTGAATAGTCCACTGAAGGTAGTATTAGCCGAGTCTTCAATGGTACCCTATTGTGGTTGAACATGAACCTCACAGTCAtgataacaaaagaaatcaagGAAAGTTGTGCGACTTCAAAAAACTATGGAAAGTTGACTGTTATGTTAACTAtggcatttttgtttttgaatccATCTTTTGTTGAAAAGTAGAATTGCTGGAAATGATTACTGATTAGTTACACTGTACAGACCACCTTGTTCAACAAATTTGTTACTTACAGTAAGAACAAAGCAATTGAAGAGTATTGGTCCTGCATGTACCACACTAATAAACAGTCCAAATGAGTCAAAATACTGCTCCCTTGAAAATGCTCTACAAAATAATAGCAGACAATACTATcatgaaaattttaaacttaATCACTAGGAGTAAGTGTACTCGTCGCTTGGCGTTGCATTACGTTAATGGGTGTATGGGCATGTTCTGAGTGTTCCTGCACTTTTCAGTGTTGTGTTACTGTTCTTGGCATGATGACATGGCCTTCCAGCGGTCACTGGGTCAGCTGCATTCTGATGTGGTCTATGTGTGCACCTTTGCATGTCCTTGTAGTTTTACTCTGCGCAGGGAACAGTGTTTTTTGTGTAGCTCACATTTCCTAGtgttccctccctcccctcccttttctattgttttgtacaccaacatggccgtctcatcacatggatgcaaaccaagaataatATTGTCTTTCAGTTTAACTTCAAGTGAGGTCTATAGCaatggtaaaaaaataaaatatttaaactaTGAGCTTTCGCCAATCTACGGTGTCATCAGTTGACCAGCAAAAGCGaaagttttttcaaaatgctactgaaggacaacataCTCTCGATAATACTGTACAACGATTGCCTTTCAGAGCTTCTAACTTCTTATGAGTTATGAAGAGAATGAACAAACCTCCAATGTTTTGCTCCTAAGACATTTAGTTGCTCAGTGACAAATGCCAGACACACTGAAAAAAATTCAGtaataaatttttcaaaatgatatGAACCTAAGATAATCTCAGAATCATTTGCATTTTGAGTCACTTTGAATCCTATAGCCCTATCACTATCAAGATGTGGCTGCTTTTTTAGCCCTCCAACTTGCATTGGCAGTTCTAAGAGGGATCCTAAATGCTTGATTGCTTTGGCCAGGTTTTCTTCCCCTACCAACAATGGTGAAACAGTAACCCCTTACGCTTGTTTGTGTTGGCCCCTTTATAAGCGCTATCACTTTAATCTCTAGAAAGTGTATATTATTCATCATTAACGCTAGCTCAGTCACCACAACTGGATAGTAATAATTACTATAGTAATTGTTTAATCAAGTCAATGGACATTGTTGTCAAAATCCTTTCCAAGTGAGCCAAAatgcaataataattttataattattcTAAAAGCAACACCACATTCCATTATTAAGTGCTTTCCCCTAAGTCTTTTTCCTTCAGCCAATCATATATTAAGATAGCTCAAACTAGTAAATTCAACAATTTGAAGAGAAGAGTGTTGTACTGTAGTGTCAATCTTTACAatgattgacactacaacactgtatcaggtaacagcaatgttatggtaccatatgaaacactgatcatttccaaacaagatgtgatcattattgtgacataataagttaccttggcaatggGAAAGTTGCTCATATCTCTAAAACAAACTCAgcgacccccattttttattgctggaaagtgagcagagggccaagatgaaactttctgcaaagttttaaaaatttctgTGCAGCAGAATCAGAGGCACCTCTGTCAACAAAATCACAGAtttaaagtgtatatgacagattttttctcatttgcttgGTTGAATGTACCCAATGTCCTGATAAcaactgcaattttttttttcgatatcGATTTTTCTTCCCCTAGTTCTagccattaaccctttcactcccaatagtgccacttatagattttacactgtctaacaccagacgattttactcgtcaatggggaaccccacggggctgaaagggttaaggatGCAGAATTTCACTTCCGCCGCGTAACAAACCATGTGAGTACAGAAGGGCGACTGGAAATGATTGTGGCTTCATCTTGGGAATGCTTGTTTATATCTCTTGGTCACTGATATTTTCATGTGAAGGCTTTAATACGGCCAGTAGATGCGTGccaatactgaaaaaaaaacacttgttgaTTTGCTCGGTGCATTTTGCGCCAGACGATTTCACACGCAAGTTTTCTTTCAAGGATCAAAGATTACCAAAAGTGGTTGAAACGTCATGACATCGGGAGTTGTTCCAGTGCCAAAATTTCACAGTGTAAGATCACCAAAGAAAGATATACGAGTACAGGACTACGTATGAAGCAATGTTCAGTAAGTCGGTAAGTTGTGACTTGCTTTTGTGTATTGTGTTCACGCATGTAGCTAAAGATTTTTTGTCTTTCGTACAATGCTTAGGTAGGAATTAATAGCAATGACAGTCAATTCCTTTGCCTTGTTCTTTGTCTTAAGAAAGTTACTGATTTTCACACAAGACGAGACTCAGGGGATAACCCACAAAACACACAAGTATCAGCTGGAATATAGTAAACTGTCGTGCTGGACTTGATGATGCTGATGcgttgaaatttctcaagtcaCTTCTCATAATATGCAATATCATATATTATTACCCATGATGCAGTAGATACCTGTATGAACCATAAGAAACTCCAATAAAATTTTATGATGTCAATGggccttatgcgtgatgacatctgactagctaatttcaccaccaagcctcctttgcacaaaattattcacatcatttagacatgcaatactgttcacacatgcattttcttttcaagtttgggatttagctcatgctacaatttacaagtttgattttcgaatttgAGGCTTGGTGGCGAAATTAGCTAGTCAGACATCATCACGCATAAGGCCCATTGACATCACAAAATTTTATTGACCCAGATTCTTTCTCGTCAAGTAGACGAAAGACATCCACTTTTGTCTTCTTTTGATAGTTTTTGGCCTGGAATCACCGTAAAACGGTATTTCATGgatagaaaatttatttccTTCATCTTTTGTGTTGTTGCAGCCGGATGCAAGGCATCTACCGACAGTATTAAGCCTTCACATGAAAATATCTCAAAGGAATGACCAAGAGATAGAAACGAGCGTTTCCGAGATGACGTAACAATCATCTCCAGCCCCCTTCTGTACTTGCACCGTTTTTTACCCCACCAAGAGTGAAATTCGGCTAATTTTAATGGCTAAAGCTGGGGGAAGAAAAatcgaaatccaaaaacaaaaaattgcagTTGTTATCAGGACAATGGGTACATTcaatcaagcaaaaaaaaatttgtcatatacactttaacccattgactcccaggggttccccattgacaagtaaaatcatctaggGTTagcagagtaaaatactaagtctggccgctTTGGGTGGCTCTTAAGGTGGCTGTGAATCTGCGACTTGCAAAATATCTGTGTGCACTatgatttaatatttagttcttactaaccgagcgggaggtctgtatgggagaatcttgaccgaggtcgccagtacagaccgaacgcagtgaggtctgtaccagcgaccgagttatatggccaacaagaacaatttaatttgtttaatgtaactggtttgtactaactgacattttgcttgcgaacggcgatgattggcgatgagctgaacttaattctgtcaaaaaTTGCTCGTCAtcttctcttttgtcatcatgctgtttgacacttccataaataaatattggtagaagaaaatactcaatatttttgcattttagtttgcatcttttgaccgcaaaacattaccggtctagatgggaaaatctagaccgcggtcaatatcgtttttagccaatcaaattcgtgaattttgtagttcccagtcctcgtgagacagagccatataataaaacagtGTAAAGattaaggttaacttttagaaaaatataacgCTTTGTTAAGTTCATTATCCAGCTAAACTTTTAGCTTCTTCGCCatcaactttgcaaagcttAAACATTTGGGTTGCACGACGTTGactgtttcacgtttttgtgcaAACTTCAATGGGAACATTTCACTTGCTTAGACAACTTCGCAAACGAtagtaaataaaacagaaacttacaAGGTTCCTTTGTCTACACATTTTGTCAGTCTCTTCAGGTTGATTCTTATTTAGGGATCACACATGTTGACGCGGTAGGTTTCGTGAACGTCGTCACAAAGGCGattgttttacgaagaaaataTTGACCCCAAAATAATCCATCATAATTATTTGTAAACTTAGATATGGCAATTTAAGTGCAGTCTTCAAATTTACTGACTCTCCAGCAGTCATTCTCGCCGGTAAATGACACACAGCTTGCTTGCCTTTGAGCCACGGATGGAATCGAGAGGGCGACTGTTATTGTTTTTGGGGCGATTTACTTCCTCCAATGAGTAGTGAAACTCCtgttttagaatttccagtttgacataacgAACTGAACCTCAACAATCGTTTCCCAAGGCCGCAATTGCGTTTactcaaagaagaaaaaacttgactcccggttcctgtccgtggtctaaatgccacccacaaaaaagaaaatgtcgttGCACGCAAGCGTTGAAATGGTGGGAACTTGCGTCTTATCGCATTTTCAATGAGTTACTACCCCCAGAAAAACATGAATcctatcaaaaatgtgtttactgcatGTGAAGGTAGCGAAAAGCGATACTCAAGTGAATGGAAGTGTTGGTTGGACAAAAAAGAGACAAACGGAAGtgttggttggacgaaaaagagacaaagctggaagtctggggacgagactccagttgagaccgccattttaaatgttttgaatccgTCCCAAATGAAAGACACATTGTTCTTAGCTTCGGGAGATTGTAGCGCTTGCTAACTCAACGAAAAAAAACGGAAACATTGAAGCTAATAGTATTAACTTTAtctcaaaactgacttttgtttcaaaacatcgtCCGATAGTGTGTTTTTGTGCTTCAGATCGATCGTATGTTGCTTTCAGTGTTTTGTATGTGGTTCATGACCCTTTGGAAAAGTAGTTTCCTACGAAACCCCCCTACCCCTTGGAAATTACTGCCCTttgaccccccctccccctcggaatttccaATGATCTTCCGTGGTGGgagtatggatattttctggaaccacacaatgcATTTGAAGGGCAGGTTATAGATGAAACCTGCACTTtaaatacatacatttatttcattcatcgatCCTTTCATGGGAACACATAAGCCAAcaaaatagacctctttcataatggtggccaaataatactcttctgttttaatgctatgACGAGCACATttcaaaagaacatttgttAGAAAATAAGGAGAGCAGGCCTAATTGACATAACTACAacagaatgtaaaagtggtcgtaatttatgaaagtggtttaTTGAcgtgctcccaactgagtggcttcatagctcagttggtagagcattggaCCAGCATcgcagaagtcatgggttcaaatcccggggggggtactcccttataaggccttaatggggacgtgcggaccgccagggtatgtttttcgggatttttgtcttgaaaagggtatcgaatttatcatttttgtcttaatcagggtaacgatttatcaatttttgtcttaactgggttaaatgtcttaaacagggtatcaaaaatcggaattctgtcttaaaatgggtaggaaaattagcgatat is a window of Montipora foliosa isolate CH-2021 chromosome 5, ASM3666993v2, whole genome shotgun sequence DNA encoding:
- the LOC138003679 gene encoding transmembrane protein 18-like isoform X2, which produces MKKVFVPRGEEWIDTNQIDDWSEPWLIGLIVFHVTTLLLIAGTRRYTNFQVVLFLCLLCLAFVTEQLNVLGAKHWRAFSREQYFDSFGLFISVVHAGPILFNCFVLTVMWLWTAGKMLIVVKRGQLKQQRQAKHGDKKEN
- the LOC138003679 gene encoding transmembrane protein 18-like isoform X3, encoding MIDWSEPWLIGLIVFHVTTLLLIAGTRRYTNFQVVLFLCLLCLAFVTEQLNVLGAKHWRAFSREQYFDSFGLFISVVHAGPILFNCFVLTVMWLWTAGKMLIVVKRGQLKQQRQAKHGDKKEN
- the LOC138003679 gene encoding transmembrane protein 18-like isoform X1; protein product: MKKVFVPRGEEWIDTNQIDGVWEFVKAIDWSEPWLIGLIVFHVTTLLLIAGTRRYTNFQVVLFLCLLCLAFVTEQLNVLGAKHWRAFSREQYFDSFGLFISVVHAGPILFNCFVLTVMWLWTAGKMLIVVKRGQLKQQRQAKHGDKKEN